One Falsarthrobacter nasiphocae DNA segment encodes these proteins:
- a CDS encoding TetR/AcrR family transcriptional regulator, with protein MTSPITPSPRPRAARIPAAERRAQLLTAAYEVFFENGFHGASMDDIADRASVSKPVLYQHFEGKDSLYLVLLDACIGSLAASLRDAMSSTTDNQKRIEATLRAFYTYAEKEHRGYRIIFNSDVAAMPEVAKRLELFHHNFMMSIAELLVEDTGMPQIEAELLARGLAGAAQISARGWAMQPHGERVSPERAVTIMTSLFWDGVALMPGLPK; from the coding sequence ATGACTTCCCCAATCACCCCCTCGCCTCGTCCGCGAGCCGCCCGGATCCCCGCAGCGGAACGCCGAGCCCAGCTCCTCACTGCCGCCTACGAGGTCTTCTTCGAGAACGGCTTCCACGGGGCCTCCATGGACGACATCGCCGATCGCGCGAGCGTCTCCAAGCCCGTCCTGTACCAGCACTTCGAGGGCAAGGACTCGCTCTACCTCGTTCTCCTCGACGCGTGCATCGGCAGCCTGGCCGCCTCGCTCCGGGACGCCATGTCCTCGACGACCGACAACCAGAAGCGCATCGAGGCCACGCTCCGCGCGTTCTACACGTACGCCGAGAAAGAACACCGCGGGTACCGGATCATCTTCAACTCGGACGTCGCGGCCATGCCGGAGGTCGCCAAGCGGCTCGAGCTGTTCCACCACAACTTCATGATGAGCATCGCTGAGCTCCTCGTCGAGGACACCGGCATGCCGCAGATCGAGGCCGAGCTGCTGGCACGCGGCCTCGCCGGCGCCGCCCAGATCTCGGCCCGCGGCTGGGCCATGCAGCCCCACGGGGAGCGGGTCTCCCCCGAGCGGGCCGTGACCATCATGACGAGCCTGTTCTGGGACGGCGTGGCCCTCATGCCCGGCCTCCCGAAGTAG
- a CDS encoding DUF3107 domain-containing protein yields MEIKIGIDHAPRELTIDSTVDHKAIEAQVAEAIENGSVLRLRDRKGTEHIVPGGKIAYVEIGHENTRPVGFGAL; encoded by the coding sequence ATGGAAATCAAAATTGGAATCGACCACGCGCCCCGCGAGCTGACCATCGACTCGACGGTCGACCACAAGGCCATCGAGGCCCAGGTCGCCGAGGCCATCGAGAACGGCTCCGTCCTTCGCCTGCGTGACCGGAAGGGCACCGAGCACATCGTTCCCGGGGGCAAGATCGCCTACGTCGAGATCGGCCACGAGAACACGCGCCCCGTCGGCTTCGGCGCGCTCTAA
- a CDS encoding RNB domain-containing ribonuclease, whose amino-acid sequence MVLPRIPVLPRAAAPAEAQSELTARLDALLNEFEAPSEFSPEALADAERAIAAHAAGQGAPSVDLRDVPFVTVDPASSTDLDQAVFLARAGAGYLVRYAIADVPSFVEPGSALDAETRERGQTIYLPHRRIGLHPGAISEDAGSLLPNVDRWAYVFTFELGEDAGVSRMEVERAVIRSTAKLSYEGVQADLDSGSPSEFASLLREVGEKRIELERQRGGASLNLPEQEVEIAESGRIVLTSRAPLPVETFNAQISLMTGLETGRLFVEHGVGLLRTMPAPGREALAEFRARVKALGTPWPEGVPYGEFLRSLDTSDPHQLAAMYAAGSLFRGAGYLALPSGEDDDGAALIQAALGAPYAHTTAPLRRLVDRFALVVVEALSASRPVPPEVLDALPQLPALMKASDQRAGQVQRAALDLVEAFVLSSRVGEVFSAEVTSSSKGKAAIQIADPAVSARVSTDATPGSQVRVRLAGVDLDARTLSFEVVGPQETQQTS is encoded by the coding sequence ATGGTCCTGCCCCGCATTCCCGTCCTGCCCCGAGCGGCCGCGCCCGCCGAGGCGCAGAGCGAGCTCACGGCGCGCCTCGACGCCCTGCTGAACGAGTTCGAGGCGCCGTCCGAGTTCTCGCCGGAGGCCCTTGCTGACGCGGAGAGGGCCATCGCGGCCCACGCCGCCGGGCAGGGTGCCCCGTCCGTGGACCTGCGAGACGTCCCGTTCGTCACGGTGGACCCGGCGAGCTCCACGGACCTGGACCAGGCCGTCTTCCTGGCCCGCGCGGGCGCCGGCTACCTCGTGCGCTATGCCATCGCGGACGTGCCCTCGTTTGTCGAGCCCGGCTCGGCACTCGACGCGGAGACCCGCGAGCGCGGCCAGACGATCTACCTCCCCCACCGGCGGATCGGCCTGCACCCGGGGGCGATCTCCGAGGACGCGGGCTCCCTCCTGCCGAATGTGGACCGCTGGGCGTACGTCTTCACCTTTGAGCTCGGGGAGGACGCGGGCGTCTCTCGGATGGAGGTCGAGCGGGCGGTGATCCGCTCGACGGCGAAGCTCTCGTACGAGGGCGTGCAGGCGGACCTGGACTCGGGGTCCCCGTCCGAGTTCGCGTCCCTGCTGCGGGAGGTCGGCGAGAAGCGGATCGAGCTGGAGCGCCAGCGCGGCGGCGCGAGCCTCAACCTGCCGGAGCAGGAGGTGGAGATCGCGGAGAGCGGGCGCATTGTCCTGACGAGCCGCGCTCCCCTGCCCGTGGAGACGTTCAACGCGCAGATCTCCCTCATGACGGGCCTCGAGACGGGGCGGCTGTTCGTGGAGCACGGCGTGGGCCTGCTGCGCACGATGCCGGCTCCCGGCCGGGAGGCTCTCGCGGAGTTCCGGGCGCGGGTCAAGGCGCTGGGGACGCCCTGGCCGGAGGGCGTGCCCTACGGCGAGTTCTTGCGCTCGCTGGACACGTCGGACCCGCACCAGCTCGCGGCCATGTACGCGGCCGGCTCGCTCTTCCGCGGCGCGGGGTACCTGGCGCTGCCTTCGGGGGAGGACGACGACGGGGCCGCCCTCATCCAGGCCGCCCTCGGCGCCCCCTATGCCCACACGACGGCCCCGCTGCGGCGGCTCGTTGACCGCTTCGCGCTCGTCGTCGTCGAGGCCCTGTCCGCCTCGCGCCCTGTCCCGCCTGAGGTCCTTGACGCCCTCCCGCAGCTGCCTGCGCTCATGAAGGCCTCGGACCAGCGGGCGGGGCAGGTCCAGCGGGCCGCCCTTGACCTCGTCGAGGCATTCGTCTTGTCGTCGCGCGTCGGGGAGGTCTTCTCCGCGGAGGTGACGAGCTCGTCCAAGGGAAAGGCCGCCATCCAGATCGCGGACCCTGCCGTGAGCGCTCGCGTGTCCACGGACGCGACGCCGGGCTCCCAGGTGCGGGTCCGGCTTGCGGGCGTGGACCTGGACGCGCGGACGCTCTCGTTCGAGGTCGTGGGGCCTCAGGAGACGCAGCAGACGTCCTAG
- a CDS encoding MFS transporter, producing the protein MPLPRALRPFTVPAYRWLVASMTLSVFAAGMWVVTLAYEVIDLGGGPSALSFVASISAVVLVALALPGGILADRTDRKRILVTVEALNAVAMAVTSAAALLGVLQLWHLAVSAALLSVSVAFYFPAYSAILPRLLPPGHLLAANGIEGMVRPAFLNALGPAAAGALIGAFSPHAGVFACLLLFGAATATALGLPAGAGAVARDAAAEPTTALQDFVEGARFARDTPWFGWTLVWACCVVLVFIGPIEVLLPFLVREQLGGGASMFALMLASMGAGSVLGSWLTASRPLPRRYLTTMLGLWGVIGLIPMALLPVAGSPWTMGAVMAILGASGSAGQVIWGTLLQRRVPPELLGRASSLDFFVSLALMPLSMAIAGPLGERFGLTPLFVAPAVVGPILSLAVWTKARLWEDEVAHPLTDHEDLEPVPVD; encoded by the coding sequence ATGCCTTTGCCCCGGGCCCTGCGTCCTTTCACCGTCCCCGCCTACCGCTGGCTCGTCGCATCGATGACGCTGAGCGTCTTCGCGGCGGGCATGTGGGTCGTCACCCTGGCCTATGAGGTCATCGACCTCGGCGGAGGCCCCTCCGCCCTGTCGTTCGTCGCGAGCATCTCCGCGGTCGTCCTCGTGGCGCTCGCCCTGCCCGGGGGCATCCTCGCGGACCGGACGGACCGCAAGCGGATCCTCGTCACGGTCGAGGCCCTCAACGCGGTGGCCATGGCCGTGACGAGCGCGGCGGCCCTCCTGGGCGTCCTCCAGCTCTGGCACCTGGCCGTCTCCGCCGCGCTCCTCAGCGTGTCCGTGGCGTTCTACTTCCCCGCCTACTCGGCCATCCTGCCTCGGCTCCTCCCGCCCGGGCACCTCTTGGCCGCCAACGGCATCGAGGGCATGGTGCGCCCTGCCTTCCTCAACGCCCTGGGCCCGGCGGCCGCGGGAGCCCTCATCGGCGCCTTCTCGCCGCACGCGGGGGTCTTCGCGTGCCTGCTCCTCTTCGGAGCGGCCACCGCCACGGCGCTCGGACTGCCCGCCGGCGCGGGGGCGGTGGCGCGGGACGCGGCCGCCGAGCCGACCACCGCCCTCCAGGACTTCGTCGAGGGCGCCCGGTTCGCCCGGGACACGCCGTGGTTCGGGTGGACGCTCGTGTGGGCGTGCTGCGTCGTCCTCGTCTTCATCGGCCCCATCGAGGTCCTCTTGCCCTTCCTCGTCCGGGAGCAGCTCGGCGGGGGCGCGAGCATGTTCGCGCTCATGCTCGCGTCCATGGGCGCCGGCAGCGTGCTGGGCTCGTGGCTCACGGCCTCCCGCCCCCTGCCGCGGCGGTACCTCACGACGATGCTCGGGCTGTGGGGCGTGATCGGCCTCATCCCCATGGCGCTCCTGCCCGTCGCCGGCTCGCCGTGGACGATGGGCGCCGTCATGGCCATCCTCGGCGCGAGCGGGTCCGCCGGGCAGGTCATCTGGGGCACCCTCCTGCAGCGGCGCGTCCCGCCCGAGCTGCTGGGCCGGGCCTCAAGCCTCGACTTCTTCGTCTCCCTCGCCCTCATGCCGCTCTCCATGGCGATCGCGGGCCCCCTCGGGGAGCGATTCGGGCTGACGCCGCTCTTCGTGGCGCCAGCCGTCGTCGGCCCCATCCTCAGCCTGGCAGTCTGGACGAAGGCGAGACTCTGGGAGGACGAGGTGGCGCACCCCCTCACGGATCACGAGGATCTGGAGCCCGTCCCTGTAGACTGA
- a CDS encoding DEAD/DEAH box helicase: MTETPTHPQDTPDARTDAAAELGETVAETVTTEATKAAVPETFADFNVLPEIVESLANAGIHHPFPIQAMTLQVALGGGDVIGQAKTGTGKTLGFGIPVLQRVAGRSDARYADLAVPGAPQALVVAPTRELAVQVSEDLSRASAKRDVRIATIYGGRAYEPQIEQLKAGVEVVVGTPGRIIDLHRQRFLDLSNVRIVVLDEADEMLDLGFLPDVERLLSAVPAVRQTMLFSATMPGPVVSMARRYMSRPTHIRATDPDDDGSMTKRDIRQVVYRAHALNKDEVVARILQAEGRSRAVIFTKTKRSAAKLADELIDRGFAAAPLHGDLGQGAREQALRAFRNGKVDVLVATDVAARGIDVDDVSHVINFQCPEDEKTYLHRIGRTGRAGNKGIAVTFVDWDDLHRWQMINRALELDFHEPVETYSSSKHLYEDLNIPEGTKGRLPKHRRTLAGLEAEKVEDLDGKGGREPREGSRGGRGAGRSSRGRGDDAGRGASTPRESGRSRSAGGRGGRSAEGSRSDEARTEGPQGQAREGGSPRGAEGGEGAASTRAPRKRTRRRGGSGRSAEGSASAE, from the coding sequence ATGACCGAGACCCCCACGCACCCCCAGGACACCCCGGACGCCCGCACCGACGCGGCCGCCGAGCTGGGCGAGACCGTCGCCGAGACGGTCACCACCGAGGCCACGAAGGCCGCTGTCCCCGAGACGTTCGCTGACTTCAACGTCCTCCCCGAGATCGTCGAGTCGCTCGCCAACGCGGGAATCCACCACCCGTTCCCCATCCAGGCGATGACCCTGCAGGTTGCCCTCGGCGGCGGAGACGTCATCGGACAGGCCAAGACGGGAACGGGCAAGACCCTCGGCTTCGGGATCCCCGTGCTCCAGCGGGTGGCGGGGCGCTCCGACGCGCGCTACGCCGACCTCGCGGTGCCCGGCGCGCCGCAGGCCCTCGTCGTCGCCCCCACCCGCGAGCTCGCCGTCCAGGTGTCCGAGGACCTCTCCCGCGCGTCCGCCAAGCGCGACGTGCGCATCGCGACGATCTACGGAGGCCGCGCCTACGAGCCGCAGATCGAGCAGCTCAAGGCGGGCGTCGAGGTCGTCGTCGGCACGCCCGGCCGCATCATCGACCTCCACCGCCAGCGGTTCCTCGACCTGTCCAACGTGCGGATCGTCGTCCTCGACGAGGCGGACGAGATGCTTGACCTCGGCTTCCTCCCTGACGTCGAGCGCCTCCTCTCCGCTGTGCCCGCCGTGCGCCAGACGATGCTCTTCTCCGCGACCATGCCCGGCCCCGTGGTCAGCATGGCGCGCCGCTACATGAGCCGCCCCACGCACATCCGCGCCACGGACCCCGACGACGACGGCTCGATGACCAAGCGCGACATCCGCCAGGTCGTCTACCGCGCGCACGCGCTCAACAAGGACGAGGTCGTCGCCCGCATCCTCCAGGCCGAGGGCCGCAGCCGCGCCGTCATCTTCACGAAGACCAAGCGCTCTGCCGCCAAGCTCGCGGACGAGCTCATCGACCGCGGGTTCGCCGCCGCTCCCCTCCACGGAGACCTCGGCCAGGGTGCGCGCGAGCAGGCCCTCCGCGCTTTCCGCAACGGCAAGGTGGACGTGCTCGTGGCCACCGACGTCGCCGCCCGCGGCATCGATGTCGACGACGTCTCCCACGTCATCAACTTCCAGTGCCCCGAGGACGAGAAGACGTACCTCCACCGCATCGGCCGCACCGGCCGCGCGGGCAACAAGGGCATCGCCGTGACGTTCGTGGACTGGGACGACCTCCACCGCTGGCAGATGATCAACCGGGCCCTCGAGCTGGACTTCCACGAGCCCGTGGAGACCTACTCCTCCTCGAAGCACCTCTACGAGGACCTCAACATCCCCGAGGGCACCAAGGGCCGGCTGCCCAAGCACCGCCGGACGCTCGCCGGGCTCGAGGCCGAGAAGGTCGAGGACCTCGACGGCAAGGGCGGCCGGGAGCCCCGCGAGGGCTCGCGGGGCGGGCGCGGCGCGGGGCGCAGCTCCCGGGGCCGGGGCGACGACGCAGGCCGCGGCGCCTCGACCCCCCGGGAGTCCGGCCGCTCGCGCAGCGCGGGAGGCCGCGGCGGACGCAGCGCCGAGGGCTCGCGCTCGGATGAGGCCCGCACCGAGGGGCCCCAGGGCCAGGCGCGGGAGGGCGGCTCGCCCCGGGGCGCCGAGGGCGGCGAGGGCGCTGCCTCGACCCGGGCCCCGCGGAAGCGCACGCGCCGGCGCGGCGGCTCGGGCCGCAGCGCCGAGGGCTCAGCCAGCGCGGAGTGA
- a CDS encoding DNA-methyltransferase has product MTSFADALGALGPEDPDWVLEAENLAVLPQLPDGSFTLVYLDPPFNTGRSQSRAESSARSRPLGDGDRRGFRGQTFATVAGRLRAYDDAFGDYWDFLFPRLEHAWRLLAEDGTLYLHLDYREVHYAKVMLDIIFGRDAFLNEIIWAYDYGAKARSRWPSKHETILVYVKDRARYHFDSSEVDREPYMAPGLVTPEKAARGKLPTDVWWHTIVSPTGKEKTGYPSQKPLGLLRRMISASTRPGDRVLDVFAGSGTTGAAARELGRRFLLVDSNPEAIEVMASRLGAAEDGPVRLLRAADGAGPPRDVSPSDRAGPFGRAPDARRLGGLPLGPRGL; this is encoded by the coding sequence CTGACCTCCTTCGCTGACGCTCTCGGGGCGCTCGGCCCCGAGGACCCCGACTGGGTCCTCGAGGCCGAGAACCTCGCCGTCCTCCCGCAGCTGCCGGACGGCTCGTTCACGCTCGTCTACCTCGATCCGCCGTTCAACACGGGCCGCTCCCAGTCCCGAGCGGAGTCGAGCGCCCGCTCGCGACCGCTCGGGGACGGAGACCGCCGGGGATTCCGGGGACAGACCTTCGCCACGGTGGCCGGCCGCCTGCGCGCCTACGACGACGCCTTCGGCGACTACTGGGACTTTCTCTTCCCGCGGCTCGAGCACGCGTGGCGGCTCCTGGCGGAGGACGGCACCCTGTACCTCCACTTGGACTACCGAGAGGTCCACTACGCCAAGGTGATGCTCGACATCATCTTCGGCCGGGACGCGTTCCTCAACGAGATCATCTGGGCCTACGACTACGGCGCCAAGGCCCGCTCCCGCTGGCCGTCGAAGCACGAGACGATCCTCGTCTACGTCAAGGACCGGGCCCGCTACCACTTCGACTCCTCCGAGGTGGACCGCGAGCCCTACATGGCCCCGGGCCTCGTCACGCCCGAGAAGGCCGCGCGGGGCAAGCTGCCCACCGACGTCTGGTGGCACACGATCGTCTCGCCCACGGGCAAGGAGAAGACCGGGTACCCGAGCCAGAAGCCGCTCGGCCTTCTGCGCCGCATGATCTCGGCCTCGACTCGCCCTGGGGACCGCGTCCTTGACGTCTTCGCGGGCTCGGGAACGACCGGCGCGGCCGCGCGAGAGCTCGGGCGGCGCTTCCTCCTCGTGGACTCCAACCCCGAGGCCATCGAGGTCATGGCGTCGCGGCTCGGCGCCGCAGAGGACGGCCCCGTCCGGCTCCTCCGTGCGGCTGACGGAGCCGGCCCGCCCCGGGATGTCAGCCCGTCCGACCGCGCCGGCCCGTTCGGCCGGGCCCCAGACGCCCGGCGTCTCGGGGGCCTCCCACTCGGCCCACGCGGCCTGTAG
- the nhaA gene encoding Na+/H+ antiporter NhaA, whose protein sequence is MNTPTPHSSPAPEAADSERPVVFGPGSPAETRRIGDLLRAETTSGVLLIVAAVIAVIWANSPWAESYTALRDYRFGPEALHLNLTVGHWTADGLLAIFFFLVGLELKREIVAGDLRSPSKALVPVAAAAGGVIVPALVYLAVNSGNPAGLRGWAIPTATDIAFAVAVLAIVGKGLPNPLRIFLLTLAVVDDLIAIVIIAVAYTSEIHWGPLLFALLPIGVFAFLVHRRPDLFGRQRRWAWVMLLPLAVVAWALVHASGIHATIAGVVLGLIVPVSGRFGVELAEILEHRFRPLSVGFAVPLFALFSAGVTVGGLEGLAKAATDPVALGIVLALVVGKPVGIVGTTWAVTRFTSASLDRSVRWADVVGIGGLAGIGFTVSLLVTELSFAPTVAAHDDAKVAVLAASTIAALVFGAFLAARSRWHTRRAESDDAAGA, encoded by the coding sequence GTGAACACTCCCACCCCGCACTCGTCCCCCGCCCCCGAGGCCGCTGATTCCGAGCGGCCCGTCGTCTTCGGGCCCGGCTCCCCGGCTGAGACGCGGCGCATCGGAGACCTCCTCCGCGCTGAGACCACGTCTGGCGTCCTTCTCATCGTGGCAGCCGTCATTGCGGTCATCTGGGCCAACTCGCCCTGGGCCGAGTCCTACACGGCTCTGCGGGACTACCGCTTCGGCCCTGAGGCCCTCCACCTCAACCTGACCGTTGGCCACTGGACGGCCGACGGCCTCCTGGCGATCTTCTTCTTCCTCGTCGGGCTTGAGCTCAAGCGCGAGATCGTGGCCGGAGACCTTCGCTCCCCCAGCAAGGCCCTCGTGCCCGTCGCGGCTGCCGCGGGCGGCGTCATCGTCCCGGCCCTCGTCTACCTGGCGGTCAACAGCGGGAACCCGGCTGGCCTTCGCGGATGGGCCATTCCCACGGCCACGGACATCGCCTTCGCGGTGGCCGTCCTCGCGATCGTGGGCAAGGGCCTGCCGAATCCGCTCCGGATCTTCCTTCTCACGCTGGCCGTCGTCGACGACCTCATCGCCATTGTCATCATCGCCGTGGCCTACACCTCGGAGATCCACTGGGGCCCGCTGCTCTTCGCGCTCCTGCCCATCGGGGTCTTCGCGTTCCTCGTCCACCGCCGCCCCGATCTCTTCGGCCGCCAGCGCCGGTGGGCCTGGGTCATGCTCCTGCCCCTGGCTGTGGTTGCGTGGGCACTGGTCCACGCGTCGGGCATCCACGCGACCATCGCGGGCGTCGTCCTCGGCCTCATCGTCCCCGTCTCGGGCCGGTTCGGCGTTGAGCTCGCGGAGATCCTCGAGCATCGCTTCCGCCCGCTGTCCGTGGGGTTCGCCGTGCCGCTCTTCGCTCTCTTCTCCGCCGGCGTGACCGTGGGCGGGCTCGAGGGGCTGGCCAAGGCCGCCACGGACCCTGTGGCCCTCGGCATCGTCCTGGCGCTCGTCGTCGGCAAGCCCGTCGGAATCGTGGGCACCACGTGGGCCGTCACGCGCTTCACGTCCGCGTCGCTGGACCGCTCGGTTCGCTGGGCGGACGTCGTGGGCATCGGCGGGCTCGCGGGCATCGGCTTCACGGTCTCGCTTCTCGTCACGGAGCTCTCGTTCGCGCCGACGGTCGCGGCGCACGACGACGCCAAGGTCGCCGTCCTCGCCGCCTCCACCATCGCGGCCCTGGTCTTCGGCGCGTTCCTTGCGGCCCGCAGCCGCTGGCACACTCGCCGGGCAGAGTCCGACGACGCGGCTGGCGCCTAG
- a CDS encoding PHP domain-containing protein, whose translation MTIDLHTHSAFSDGTQWPEELLEEAAGAGVTTLALTDHDTFAGWGRAMAAGERVGVRVIRGVEVSCRSAEGISVHMLGYLPDPENAALAGILGGSRAARDTRARRMVELIGEDYPLTWADVEAVAGEGATIGRPHIADALIARGLVASREQAFAGILAGGSPYFLPHPAPEPCEAIRAIRAAGGVPVFAHPRARLRGRVLPDSALGPMVDAGLAGLEADHRDNPPHEREQLRRIAEDLGLLVTGSSDFHGRGKPNVLGENTTAPEVLEAILAQATSGLT comes from the coding sequence ATGACGATCGACCTCCACACCCACTCGGCCTTCTCAGACGGAACCCAGTGGCCGGAGGAGCTCCTCGAGGAGGCGGCTGGCGCAGGGGTCACGACCCTCGCGCTGACCGACCACGACACCTTCGCTGGGTGGGGCCGCGCCATGGCCGCCGGCGAGCGCGTCGGCGTCCGGGTCATCCGCGGCGTCGAGGTGTCCTGCCGCAGCGCCGAGGGCATCAGCGTCCACATGCTCGGCTACCTGCCTGATCCCGAGAACGCGGCTCTGGCGGGCATCCTCGGCGGGTCCCGGGCCGCCCGGGACACGCGCGCGCGGCGCATGGTGGAGCTGATCGGCGAGGACTACCCGCTCACGTGGGCGGACGTCGAGGCCGTCGCAGGGGAGGGCGCAACGATCGGCCGCCCCCACATCGCGGACGCGCTCATCGCCCGGGGCCTCGTGGCCAGCCGGGAGCAGGCGTTCGCGGGGATCCTCGCGGGCGGCTCGCCGTACTTCCTGCCTCACCCCGCGCCGGAGCCGTGCGAGGCCATCCGCGCCATCCGTGCGGCCGGCGGCGTGCCGGTCTTCGCCCACCCGCGCGCCCGGCTGCGTGGGCGCGTCCTCCCTGACTCCGCGCTGGGTCCCATGGTCGACGCCGGCCTTGCGGGGCTCGAGGCCGATCACCGCGACAACCCGCCGCACGAGCGCGAGCAGCTCCGGCGCATCGCCGAGGACCTCGGCCTCCTCGTCACGGGCTCGTCCGACTTCCATGGTCGGGGCAAGCCCAACGTTCTGGGCGAGAACACGACGGCGCCCGAGGTCCTTGAGGCCATCCTCGCTCAGGCCACGAGCGGCCTCACTTAG
- a CDS encoding acyltransferase family protein: protein MSTVPGPPDVKHSRPRYAVLDILRAAAVLLVIAYHALPGALPAGYLGVDLFFVLSGFLITRGLLARAGERLQPADGRDPLTLRAFFADFYLKRVRRLAPAFAFMLLGTCALALSAPDDVRVRLGRQVLGAVTSTANWVQLAAGSSYFDAGTPQLLKHMWSLAVEEQFYLVWPWAVLAAAASVRGRARPLTAMRARLRAWTAGAAAASALGMAGVWLVTRDLNQAYLNTFTHASGILLGACVACLPVVRQTRPLVRWAAGAAALSVLLASQWLLPDTAPASQLGGIFVFSLAAAILVRLGTTGRLASVNPQGPLAGAWRWVADRSYALYLWHWPLLVLAAAWLPDPTGGEVEPHLMWGRACLAVGLTFALAEASARLLEQPVLRWGFRGALRRAAGARKRLAAGAAVAVALTAATLVAVVTAPAVTADQARLEALQQKSSRLAEPPTAPPTGPPTPAPTGSAAPPGTAESQGIDSRTVTFIGDSVTVAASDAIRAAYPQSALDAHVGQQMWDAPERIKALDAQGRLGQTVVVALGTNGSFTDENLESVVAAGGPERRFVFVTGYGPQPWIAEVNARLHAYAQAHRDRVRLAEWDQAAPTTGDIASDGVHPGPTASRAWVETVTRAVKSF, encoded by the coding sequence GTGTCAACCGTACCCGGCCCGCCGGACGTGAAGCATTCGCGCCCGCGATACGCGGTGCTCGACATCCTCCGGGCCGCCGCGGTCCTCCTCGTCATCGCCTACCACGCGCTTCCCGGCGCCCTGCCCGCGGGCTACCTCGGCGTCGACCTCTTCTTCGTCCTCTCCGGGTTCCTCATCACGCGCGGCCTCCTCGCCCGCGCGGGGGAGCGCCTCCAGCCCGCCGATGGCCGCGATCCCTTGACCCTGCGCGCCTTCTTCGCGGACTTCTACCTCAAGCGGGTCCGGCGCCTCGCCCCGGCCTTCGCGTTCATGCTCCTGGGCACGTGCGCCCTCGCCCTCTCCGCGCCCGACGACGTCCGCGTCCGGCTTGGACGCCAGGTCCTCGGGGCGGTCACGTCCACGGCGAACTGGGTCCAGCTCGCCGCAGGATCGTCCTACTTCGACGCAGGCACACCGCAGCTGCTCAAGCACATGTGGTCTCTCGCCGTGGAGGAGCAGTTCTACCTCGTGTGGCCGTGGGCCGTCCTCGCCGCGGCCGCGAGTGTCCGGGGCCGGGCGCGGCCGCTCACCGCGATGCGGGCCCGCCTCCGAGCGTGGACTGCGGGCGCCGCCGCGGCCTCGGCCCTCGGCATGGCGGGCGTGTGGCTCGTGACGCGCGACCTCAACCAGGCCTACCTCAACACGTTCACCCACGCGAGCGGCATCCTCCTGGGCGCATGCGTCGCGTGCCTGCCGGTCGTCCGGCAGACCCGCCCGCTCGTGCGCTGGGCGGCCGGGGCCGCCGCGCTCTCCGTGCTCCTGGCCTCCCAGTGGCTCCTGCCGGACACGGCACCCGCCTCGCAGCTCGGCGGCATCTTCGTCTTCTCCCTCGCAGCCGCGATCCTTGTCCGTCTCGGCACCACGGGTCGGCTCGCCTCCGTCAACCCCCAGGGGCCTCTCGCCGGGGCGTGGCGGTGGGTCGCGGACCGGTCCTACGCGCTGTACCTGTGGCACTGGCCGCTCCTTGTCCTGGCCGCCGCCTGGCTCCCGGACCCCACCGGCGGCGAGGTCGAGCCGCATCTCATGTGGGGGAGGGCCTGCCTCGCGGTGGGGCTGACCTTCGCGCTCGCCGAGGCCTCCGCGCGCCTCCTCGAGCAGCCGGTGCTCCGCTGGGGATTCCGCGGCGCGCTCCGGCGGGCGGCCGGCGCGAGGAAGCGCCTCGCGGCGGGAGCCGCCGTGGCGGTGGCCCTGACCGCGGCCACGCTCGTCGCCGTCGTCACCGCCCCCGCCGTGACCGCAGACCAGGCGAGGCTTGAGGCCCTGCAGCAGAAGTCCTCGAGGCTCGCCGAGCCGCCGACCGCCCCGCCCACAGGGCCCCCGACCCCGGCGCCGACAGGCAGCGCCGCGCCACCGGGGACGGCCGAGTCCCAGGGGATCGACTCCCGGACCGTCACGTTCATCGGCGACTCCGTCACAGTGGCGGCCTCGGACGCGATCCGCGCCGCCTACCCGCAGTCTGCGCTCGATGCGCACGTGGGCCAGCAGATGTGGGACGCCCCCGAGCGGATCAAGGCCCTCGACGCGCAAGGGCGCCTCGGGCAGACGGTCGTCGTGGCGCTCGGGACCAACGGCTCGTTCACGGACGAGAACCTCGAGAGCGTCGTTGCGGCGGGCGGGCCGGAGCGCCGGTTCGTCTTCGTCACCGGGTACGGGCCCCAGCCCTGGATCGCTGAGGTCAACGCCCGGCTCCACGCCTACGCGCAGGCCCACCGGGACCGGGTCCGTCTCGCCGAGTGGGACCAGGCCGCCCCGACGACGGGGGACATCGCCTCGGACGGCGTCCACCCCGGGCCCACCGCCTCCCGCGCCTGGGTGGAGACCGTGACCCGGGCCGTCAAGAGCTTCTAG